In one Natronosalvus amylolyticus genomic region, the following are encoded:
- a CDS encoding lamin tail domain-containing protein: MRRRDLMEAGASLLAVGVTARGRHAVASQDGVEQILEDTHDEPGLTTGVSTLGDIVVYGFDDGNVMVYDDERDGQLIPLIVDRSISHLLVREPETVIVAWMDADVFGPLDLETGDGPLIEHPGLWDIDATSDGTAMASVTYPHDTVGSVGVADDEGTVLWSSVLEDAVGYAVAIAEEYVAVATAHYWEEGTEPTGQPGVRLFDDSGAELWRYDYDEDVLSVDISLEHEIVVAGTDDGRTIVLDLEGNPIWETDDYGGWVELSRDGETIVTSGADGTLSALESMTGEVRWETDIGMWAAADLSVSYDGMRVFVANRSDSEFAVIDDGEIIWTESQDVGPGWGALASDGSTWSTIVTDLEAERSLLAAYRDPEATAEATNGDAATEDPETETPVSLELVDYSLLGDDPQEEYITLRNTGEQPLDLTGWRIEDEHGIPASNISPFDFPSGFTLEPGADVTIVTGQGTNTADTLYWGYQRQVWNEEGDTVFVFDSAGTLQLESSIAAATENGSEAENGNENDEANNGSPDGELTVVIDQTNAPVEAGEQLLVVANLANNATTEQTDTLELVVGGEVVDSQSVTVAGEATQLVELGYTTYPVEQDVSFEVTVRTSDDSASTTVSVFATDDNGDDELEPEDEDTDPNDEPDEPGDQDEGDTEDPSDSNGQDDSDDTEEPTDPNGSDEQEDTDESSDSADDSDDPDEESDPGPEGGEESSADAGNGDETEENNSE; encoded by the coding sequence ATGCGTCGGAGAGACCTCATGGAAGCGGGGGCGAGCCTGTTGGCTGTGGGTGTCACGGCACGAGGGCGTCACGCAGTTGCTTCCCAGGACGGTGTCGAACAGATCCTTGAAGACACGCACGACGAACCGGGGCTCACCACCGGAGTCTCGACATTAGGGGATATCGTGGTGTACGGATTCGACGACGGAAACGTGATGGTCTACGATGACGAGCGCGACGGCCAGCTAATCCCGCTCATCGTCGATCGCTCCATCAGTCATCTGCTCGTTCGCGAGCCCGAAACCGTCATCGTCGCCTGGATGGATGCCGACGTGTTCGGTCCGCTGGATCTCGAGACTGGCGATGGCCCGCTCATCGAACATCCCGGCCTCTGGGATATCGATGCGACGTCCGATGGGACCGCGATGGCGTCGGTCACATATCCCCACGACACCGTCGGCAGTGTCGGCGTTGCGGACGACGAGGGAACCGTACTGTGGTCGTCGGTGCTCGAGGATGCAGTCGGGTATGCGGTTGCAATCGCTGAGGAATACGTCGCGGTCGCCACAGCCCACTACTGGGAAGAAGGAACCGAACCCACGGGCCAACCAGGTGTCCGACTGTTCGACGACAGTGGGGCCGAACTGTGGCGTTACGACTACGATGAAGACGTCCTTTCGGTAGACATCTCCCTCGAGCACGAAATCGTGGTTGCGGGCACGGACGACGGCCGGACGATCGTCCTCGATCTCGAGGGAAACCCCATCTGGGAGACGGACGACTACGGCGGGTGGGTCGAACTGTCCAGAGATGGGGAGACGATCGTCACTTCGGGTGCCGATGGAACACTGTCCGCGCTCGAGTCGATGACGGGCGAAGTGCGCTGGGAGACTGATATCGGCATGTGGGCTGCAGCGGATCTCAGCGTCTCGTATGATGGGATGCGGGTTTTCGTTGCCAATCGCTCTGACAGTGAGTTTGCGGTTATCGACGACGGGGAAATCATCTGGACCGAATCACAAGACGTCGGCCCCGGTTGGGGGGCACTCGCCAGCGATGGCAGCACCTGGAGTACCATCGTGACCGACCTCGAGGCAGAACGGAGTTTGCTCGCAGCTTATCGCGACCCTGAGGCGACAGCAGAAGCCACGAATGGAGACGCAGCCACGGAAGATCCGGAAACGGAAACGCCCGTCTCACTCGAGCTCGTCGATTATTCCCTTCTCGGTGATGACCCACAGGAGGAATACATCACGCTACGCAACACTGGTGAACAACCACTCGACCTCACCGGCTGGCGGATCGAAGACGAGCATGGGATCCCTGCCAGCAATATATCTCCGTTCGACTTTCCGAGCGGATTCACCCTCGAGCCAGGGGCGGACGTGACAATTGTCACGGGCCAGGGTACCAATACGGCCGACACCCTGTACTGGGGATACCAGCGACAGGTGTGGAACGAAGAGGGTGATACTGTCTTCGTGTTCGATTCGGCGGGAACCCTTCAGCTCGAGTCATCGATCGCTGCAGCGACCGAGAACGGAAGTGAGGCCGAAAACGGAAACGAGAACGACGAGGCCAACAACGGATCTCCCGATGGCGAACTCACGGTCGTCATCGATCAGACGAACGCCCCGGTCGAGGCTGGTGAACAGCTGCTGGTAGTGGCGAATCTAGCCAACAACGCGACGACGGAGCAGACGGACACCCTCGAACTGGTTGTCGGCGGTGAGGTGGTCGATTCTCAGTCGGTGACGGTCGCTGGAGAGGCAACGCAACTCGTCGAACTGGGATATACAACCTATCCCGTTGAACAAGATGTGTCGTTCGAGGTTACGGTCAGAACGAGCGATGACAGCGCCTCAACGACGGTTTCGGTGTTTGCCACGGATGACAACGGAGATGATGAACTCGAGCCTGAGGACGAAGATACCGACCCGAATGATGAACCCGACGAGCCTGGGGATCAAGATGAGGGAGACACAGAAGACCCTTCGGATTCGAACGGGCAAGATGATTCGGACGACACAGAGGAACCCACGGATCCGAACGGATCGGATGAACAAGAAGATACAGACGAGTCGTCGGATAGCGCAGACGATTCGGATGATCCCGACGAAGAATCGGATCCCGGCCCAGAAGGTGGTGAAGAGTCATCTGCAGACGCTGGAAACGGGGATGAGACGGAAGAAAACAATAGCGAGTGA
- a CDS encoding PQQ-binding-like beta-propeller repeat protein yields MSQSRHYLASLTLILLVVIGCTALLASGAFAASEDEIAVNVSVDETRVDVGETVDYEIVVENADSVGAYALEIDLSNTETTALLEVEPAGEPLYETEEPVIDDGTGTLDIVYGDDVLTATEDEIVIATGTLEVTDEGLSNLEVTVQSIGDEDGASYEGEGLTDAVELNSEPLHASFDVTPTAPVEGEPVTLDASASTPADVTYQWNSTGDPSINTTTTDPELAHVFDAAGEYDVTLTVIEPDGTTDTTTQTIDVEFPYVYEPLPTEPGAELWNFSADGSVVAAPTVVDGVAYIGSYGAHTSEGYVYAVDTTDGSELWRFTDIGGPVGDAPTVVDGTVYFGSDDDNLYAVDAADGTEQWNYTTDGSVTSPTVEDGVVYAASRDEHIYAVYADNGTEKWNVSTDREFRNTAPAVVDGTVYIGNYDGKIFALEAETGTEQWNYTTGSLVTSVPTVVDETVYVASWDDHLYALNASTGEREWRFKTGGLISSSPTVANGTVFLGGYDDTLYAIDPETGEEKWSTTTHGSVTSPTVMGEMVYVGSYDGNANTGAVHGISADDGTIAWTFEPDHEVRSAPTVVDGVVYVGSNDDHLYALYAAPAGSSTDSRVLQQALGHHEYDTVVPSFAIEPMPPRPGEPFTVDGGYSTATDDIVEYRWDFTGDGTVDETTTDPKASHSFDERGNYDVTLKVEDESGHTAQTTRPIAIHENGTITGTVTDPSGELALDGATVQLLEGDELVATTETDADGTYHLEARAGVYHLRANADGYGAVTETDVEIGVDGQETTQSVALQTDMWQFTTDERVFSSPTVVDGVAYVGSDDDTIYAIDTDTETELWSFETNESVQSSPAVVDGTVYIGSFDGNIYALNATNGTEAWRFETDGVVFTSPSVADGIVVAGSNDGNLYALDAETGTELWRFQTDGDLISPSPTIDDGTIYAGAHGYDHNAGEATENWYAIDLETGVEQWHQDFDGLGWYSEGSATVADGTVYVGSYDGSVYALDADDGRELWDVMTDGSVYSTPTVAEGTVYVGSYDGTVYALDADDGSDVWDYTTDSWFYSSATVADDTLYVGGGDGTVYALDAADGSDIWNYTTDSSIYSSPTVADGTVYIGSDDGNLYALKAGVSGSSVDSRVQLGTLGHIAVEHEDDPVAFEVSGLSTSIEIDEPGDEVSISATVENVASESSTRTVEIHFDGTVLESQEVTLGPGETYDVAVTLETDDLEHGEQYLYEVIAGNDSSTGMVSVASTFSDPSPEAPDDVDAVLDAMDGDGTPEDPYVIKDDHDLQAMNADPDAHYVLGSDIGASLTGQWNDGDGFEPVGDSFDGFTGHFDGAGHTINGLTIDGSMDVGLFSQNGGMIENVHLEDVDITGSTPTGALAGRNTDTGEIHRASSSGDVTGTTNRAGGLVGSNQGNVTQSFSSADVFLQSNVFNGGGLAGQNDGTISQSYATGDVTGAWGSQGLGGLVGQNGGDVINSYATGTVDGSSDNGGLVAYQIGSVTGSYWDIDATGQSTASSDGDYDGVTGLETTEMIGDAAGENMSALDFETTWLLTESYPELEWQSAVGDGDEDDSDEDDSDEDDSDEDDSDEDDSDEDDSDEDDSDEDDSDEDDSDEDDSDEDDSDEDDSDEDDSDEDDSDEDDSDEDDSDEDDSDEDDADEDDSDEDDADDEDDSDEDDSDEDDSDEDDADDDDDGDGDDAVEGESDEDDEMATSDDDDGGSSDSLPGFGFITAVLALLAAGMLGLRKRE; encoded by the coding sequence ATGAGCCAGTCACGACATTACCTGGCGAGTCTGACGCTCATTCTTCTCGTGGTGATCGGGTGTACAGCCCTGCTGGCGAGCGGGGCGTTCGCCGCTTCCGAGGACGAAATCGCCGTGAACGTCTCGGTCGACGAGACGCGTGTCGACGTCGGAGAGACCGTCGACTACGAAATAGTCGTGGAAAATGCTGATAGTGTCGGGGCGTACGCGCTGGAGATCGACCTCTCGAACACCGAGACCACAGCGCTCCTCGAGGTCGAACCGGCCGGCGAACCGTTGTACGAAACCGAGGAGCCGGTGATAGACGACGGAACCGGTACCCTGGATATCGTGTACGGTGATGACGTGCTCACGGCGACTGAGGACGAAATCGTCATCGCGACCGGCACGCTCGAGGTCACTGACGAAGGGCTCTCGAACCTCGAGGTGACGGTTCAGTCGATCGGTGACGAAGATGGGGCCAGTTACGAGGGCGAAGGACTGACAGACGCCGTCGAACTCAATTCCGAGCCATTGCACGCGTCGTTCGATGTCACCCCCACAGCTCCAGTTGAAGGCGAGCCGGTAACGCTGGATGCGAGTGCATCGACACCCGCGGACGTCACCTATCAGTGGAACTCGACGGGTGATCCGTCGATCAATACAACGACGACCGACCCCGAACTCGCCCATGTCTTCGATGCGGCTGGCGAGTACGACGTGACGCTGACGGTCATCGAGCCGGATGGCACAACCGATACGACGACCCAGACAATCGATGTCGAATTCCCGTACGTGTACGAACCCCTGCCAACGGAGCCGGGCGCTGAGTTGTGGAACTTCTCCGCCGATGGATCGGTCGTTGCCGCACCCACGGTCGTCGATGGGGTTGCCTACATCGGGAGCTATGGAGCCCACACCAGCGAAGGATACGTGTACGCGGTGGACACTACCGACGGATCGGAGCTGTGGCGCTTCACCGACATCGGCGGCCCAGTAGGCGATGCACCGACGGTCGTCGACGGCACGGTCTACTTTGGCAGCGACGACGACAACCTGTACGCTGTCGATGCGGCCGATGGAACCGAGCAGTGGAACTATACGACTGACGGCTCAGTCACCTCGCCGACGGTCGAAGATGGAGTCGTCTACGCTGCTAGTCGCGATGAGCACATTTACGCGGTCTATGCGGACAATGGGACGGAGAAGTGGAACGTCTCCACGGATAGAGAGTTCAGAAACACCGCGCCGGCCGTGGTAGATGGCACGGTCTACATCGGCAACTACGACGGGAAGATCTTTGCACTCGAGGCGGAGACGGGCACCGAGCAGTGGAATTACACGACGGGGAGTCTTGTCACGTCGGTTCCGACCGTCGTCGATGAAACCGTCTACGTTGCAAGCTGGGACGACCATCTGTATGCCCTGAACGCCAGCACTGGAGAGCGAGAGTGGCGATTCAAGACGGGGGGCCTGATCAGTTCATCGCCGACGGTGGCCAATGGAACGGTCTTCCTCGGTGGCTACGACGATACCCTGTACGCGATCGATCCAGAAACTGGTGAAGAAAAATGGAGTACGACGACACACGGCTCTGTCACCTCGCCAACGGTGATGGGCGAGATGGTGTATGTCGGGAGCTACGACGGAAACGCAAACACCGGCGCAGTCCACGGAATTTCCGCCGACGACGGAACCATCGCGTGGACGTTCGAACCCGACCACGAGGTTCGCTCCGCACCGACGGTCGTCGATGGCGTCGTATACGTCGGAAGTAACGACGATCACCTGTACGCACTGTACGCCGCACCGGCGGGCTCGAGTACCGATTCACGTGTCTTACAGCAGGCGTTGGGTCACCACGAATACGACACGGTGGTCCCCTCCTTCGCTATCGAACCGATGCCTCCGAGACCGGGCGAGCCGTTCACCGTCGATGGGGGCTACTCGACGGCAACCGACGACATTGTCGAGTATCGCTGGGATTTCACCGGTGACGGCACCGTCGACGAAACGACGACCGATCCCAAGGCAAGCCACTCGTTCGACGAGCGGGGCAACTACGACGTGACGCTGAAGGTCGAAGACGAGAGCGGACACACTGCTCAGACAACGAGACCGATCGCCATCCACGAGAACGGGACGATCACTGGGACGGTAACCGACCCGAGCGGTGAACTCGCGCTCGACGGCGCAACCGTCCAGCTCCTCGAGGGCGATGAGCTCGTCGCCACAACCGAAACCGACGCGGATGGAACCTATCACCTCGAGGCTCGAGCAGGAGTGTATCACCTGCGTGCGAATGCGGACGGGTACGGGGCGGTGACGGAGACTGATGTGGAAATCGGCGTTGATGGGCAAGAGACCACCCAGTCGGTTGCGTTGCAGACAGATATGTGGCAGTTCACGACGGACGAGCGCGTGTTCTCTTCACCGACGGTGGTCGATGGCGTTGCCTACGTGGGCAGCGATGACGACACCATCTATGCGATCGATACGGACACCGAAACGGAACTATGGAGCTTCGAGACCAACGAATCGGTTCAATCGTCGCCGGCCGTCGTGGATGGGACGGTCTATATCGGGAGTTTCGACGGGAACATCTACGCGCTAAACGCCACTAACGGGACGGAAGCGTGGCGCTTTGAGACGGATGGCGTCGTGTTTACGTCACCGTCGGTCGCAGACGGGATCGTCGTTGCCGGAAGTAACGATGGCAACCTGTATGCGCTCGATGCCGAGACGGGAACCGAACTGTGGCGCTTCCAGACCGATGGCGACCTGATCAGTCCGTCGCCGACGATCGACGACGGGACGATCTACGCCGGTGCCCATGGATACGACCACAACGCTGGTGAGGCGACCGAGAACTGGTATGCCATCGATCTCGAGACCGGCGTCGAACAGTGGCACCAGGATTTCGACGGACTTGGCTGGTACTCGGAGGGGTCGGCAACGGTTGCGGATGGCACCGTCTACGTCGGGAGTTACGACGGTTCCGTGTACGCGCTCGACGCCGACGACGGGAGGGAACTATGGGACGTGATGACGGATGGCTCGGTCTATTCGACCCCGACGGTTGCCGAGGGCACCGTCTACGTCGGGAGTTACGACGGCACCGTCTACGCACTCGATGCCGACGATGGATCCGACGTGTGGGACTATACGACGGATTCCTGGTTCTACTCGTCAGCGACGGTCGCCGATGACACCCTCTATGTCGGCGGCGGGGATGGAACTGTCTACGCCCTGGACGCCGCTGACGGTTCCGACATCTGGAACTACACAACGGACTCCTCGATCTACTCGTCACCGACGGTCGCTGATGGGACCGTCTATATCGGCAGTGATGATGGGAACCTGTACGCTCTGAAAGCAGGCGTGAGTGGTTCCAGCGTGGATTCACGGGTCCAACTCGGCACCCTTGGACACATCGCGGTGGAACACGAGGACGACCCCGTCGCGTTCGAAGTGAGCGGCCTGTCAACGTCAATCGAGATCGACGAACCGGGCGACGAGGTCAGCATTTCAGCAACCGTCGAGAACGTCGCCAGCGAATCGAGCACTAGAACGGTCGAGATTCACTTTGACGGCACCGTTCTCGAGAGCCAAGAAGTCACCCTCGGCCCAGGGGAAACCTACGACGTGGCCGTGACGCTCGAGACCGACGATCTCGAGCACGGCGAACAGTACCTCTATGAAGTCATTGCCGGGAACGACAGCTCGACCGGCATGGTGTCAGTTGCCTCGACGTTCAGCGATCCAAGCCCCGAAGCCCCGGATGACGTGGATGCGGTTCTCGATGCTATGGATGGCGACGGGACTCCCGAAGACCCCTACGTCATCAAGGACGATCACGACTTGCAAGCGATGAACGCCGATCCCGACGCCCACTATGTCCTGGGGAGCGACATCGGTGCCAGTCTCACCGGGCAGTGGAACGATGGCGACGGATTCGAACCGGTCGGCGATTCCTTCGACGGCTTCACCGGTCACTTCGACGGGGCTGGCCATACGATCAACGGGCTCACAATCGACGGCTCGATGGACGTCGGCCTGTTCTCCCAGAACGGCGGGATGATCGAGAACGTCCACCTCGAGGACGTCGACATCACCGGATCGACTCCGACGGGCGCACTTGCGGGTCGGAACACGGACACCGGTGAGATACACCGAGCGTCTTCGAGTGGAGACGTTACCGGGACGACCAACCGTGCAGGAGGATTGGTCGGGAGCAATCAGGGGAACGTAACCCAATCGTTCTCGAGTGCCGACGTCTTCCTCCAATCTAACGTCTTCAACGGTGGCGGACTCGCCGGGCAAAACGACGGTACCATCAGCCAGTCGTACGCGACGGGTGACGTTACCGGCGCCTGGGGCTCACAAGGGCTCGGCGGCCTCGTGGGCCAGAACGGCGGTGACGTAATCAATTCCTACGCGACCGGGACCGTCGACGGCTCGAGCGACAACGGGGGACTCGTTGCCTATCAGATCGGTTCGGTGACCGGGTCGTACTGGGATATCGACGCCACTGGACAATCGACCGCGAGTAGCGACGGTGATTACGACGGAGTTACCGGCCTCGAGACGACCGAAATGATCGGTGACGCCGCTGGGGAAAACATGTCTGCGCTCGATTTCGAGACGACGTGGCTGCTAACTGAATCGTATCCCGAACTCGAGTGGCAATCGGCGGTGGGTGACGGCGATGAGGACGACAGCGACGAGGATGACAGCGATGAGGACGACAGCGACGAGGATGACAGCGATGAGGACGACAGCGACGAGGATGACAGCGATGAGGACGACAGCGACGAGGATGACAGCGATGAGGACGACAGCGACGAGGATGACAGCGATGAGGACGACAGCGACGAGGATGACAGCGATGAGGACGACAGCGACGAGGACGACAGCGACGAGGACGACAGCGACGAAGATGATAGCGATGAGGACGATAGCGATGAGGACGACGCGGATGAAGATGACAGCGATGAGGACGACGCAGATGACGAGGACGACAGCGACGAGGACGACAGCGACGAGGACGACAGCGATGAGGACGACGCAGATGATGATGATGACGGAGATGGCGATGACGCCGTTGAGGGCGAGAGCGACGAAGACGACGAAATGGCTACCAGCGATGACGACGATGGTGGAAGCTCCGACAGCTTGCCCGGGTTCGGTTTCATCACCGCAGTACTCGCCCTTCTGGCAGCTGGCATGTTAGGTCTCCGTAAAAGGGAGTGA
- a CDS encoding GLUG motif-containing protein: MSLPKGNDTDSSPRETRNRHFSRRATLSTIGVGLTGLFVGVSRLTRADTSGGDGSEDNPYEIETWADLDSVRSDPDSAFVLTTTLDSDTVDYDEYASETANDGEGWDPISDFSGTLDGSGHEIADMVIERTDAGNEFDIGVFGSADGEIKNLGVTDADIDATVDVGALVGRSSGDIVNCYASGTIEIDTADSRQFDSERVGGLVGQNDGTISDSYSSMSVNCGHHVGGLVGRNTGTITRSYADGFSVSGGGSSIGGLVGTNTGEITYAYSDVYSTGDRANTRDWASGFGGLVGVNTDLGLIEKSFALSPAFRNTNNDDVYVGALVGENTGDAEIKQAYSAGQADDFPFDGGGVAGLNTSSIVNVYYNAWSNDQGIGDEDGGSSTVYGVDQPDMQGASAEFEMVELDFTETWATVLAPDGDYPILQVFDTRPDPIGPFEKPPNDLNGDGLFEDINGDGRATVVDVQAMHQHLDDEVFTAHSEKFNFSGGDPDDVTQADVEALYALVTGGRVK, encoded by the coding sequence ATGTCTCTACCAAAGGGGAACGACACGGATTCGTCTCCTCGAGAAACACGAAATCGACACTTCTCGAGGCGGGCGACCCTCTCGACGATTGGGGTTGGACTGACGGGTCTGTTCGTGGGTGTGAGCCGGCTCACTCGAGCGGACACCAGTGGCGGCGATGGAAGTGAAGACAATCCGTACGAGATCGAGACGTGGGCAGATCTCGATAGCGTTCGGTCGGATCCGGACAGTGCGTTCGTACTGACGACAACGTTGGATTCGGATACGGTGGACTACGACGAGTACGCATCCGAGACGGCGAACGACGGGGAAGGGTGGGATCCGATCAGTGATTTCAGTGGGACGCTCGATGGAAGCGGACACGAGATCGCAGATATGGTCATCGAACGAACCGACGCGGGTAACGAGTTCGATATCGGCGTGTTCGGCTCTGCCGACGGCGAGATCAAAAATCTCGGTGTCACTGATGCCGACATTGACGCGACGGTTGACGTGGGAGCGCTCGTTGGTCGCTCGAGTGGCGATATCGTGAACTGCTATGCGAGTGGGACGATCGAGATCGATACGGCGGATTCGCGCCAGTTCGATTCCGAACGTGTCGGTGGACTCGTCGGTCAAAACGACGGGACGATTTCGGATTCATACTCGTCGATGAGCGTCAACTGCGGACACCACGTGGGTGGGCTGGTCGGCCGAAACACTGGGACGATCACGAGATCGTATGCCGATGGCTTCTCCGTCTCGGGCGGTGGTTCGTCCATCGGTGGCCTGGTAGGAACCAACACTGGCGAGATCACGTACGCCTACAGCGATGTCTACAGTACGGGTGACAGAGCAAACACCAGGGATTGGGCATCCGGTTTCGGTGGGCTAGTCGGCGTCAATACGGATTTGGGCCTGATCGAGAAATCCTTCGCGCTCTCACCTGCATTTCGCAACACCAACAACGACGATGTCTACGTTGGGGCGCTGGTGGGCGAAAACACGGGGGACGCTGAGATCAAACAGGCGTATTCTGCGGGCCAGGCAGACGACTTCCCGTTCGACGGTGGCGGGGTTGCCGGGCTCAATACCTCGAGTATCGTCAACGTGTACTACAACGCTTGGAGCAACGACCAGGGCATCGGTGACGAAGACGGTGGCTCGAGCACGGTGTACGGTGTCGACCAGCCGGATATGCAAGGCGCCTCAGCGGAGTTCGAGATGGTAGAACTAGATTTCACGGAGACGTGGGCCACGGTGCTCGCACCCGACGGCGATTATCCAATCTTGCAAGTCTTCGACACCCGGCCCGATCCGATCGGGCCGTTTGAAAAGCCACCTAACGATCTGAACGGGGATGGCCTTTTCGAGGACATTAACGGGGACGGACGGGCAACCGTCGTCGACGTGCAGGCGATGCACCAACATCTCGACGACGAGGTGTTCACCGCACACTCCGAGAAGTTCAATTTCTCGGGTGGAGATCCCGACGACGTAACGCAGGCGGACGTCGAAGCGCTGTACGCTCTGGTCACGGGGGGGCGAGTAAAATGA